The genome window GGATCGTAGGCGCGCACATGCACTCCGCGATCAAGCAGCCGGCGGGCAAGGTCAATGGAAGAAGACGCAGCCACTGAGTTGGTGTTGGGCTTGAAGGCGAGACCGAGAATGCCCACTTCCTTGCCGGCAACCGGCTCAACCAGCCGCGAAAGTTTTTCCACCACGCGATCGGTCAGCGAACGGTTCACCTCACGCGCCGCAGTCAGGATGCGCAGCGAGATGCCCTTGCCCATGGCGAGTTGGGCGAGCGAATCCATGTCGGCTTCGACAAACGCTCCGCCGAAGCCGGCGCCGGGTTGCAAACAGCGTGGAGCAATTTTCTTATCGAGACCGAGCGCCAGCGCCAGGTCAACGGCATCGGCGTTCACGTGCTCGCACAGCGAGGCCAGCTCGTTGATGAACGAAATCTTGGTAGCCACAAAGGCGGTAGAGGCCTCGCGCACCAACTCGGCGGTCTCGTGGTTGGTTACGATCACCGGTACGCCCCGCATGACCAGCGGGCGAAACACCTGCTTGAGCAGAAGTACTGCCTGGTTGGAATTGGTCCCGAGCACAATGCGGTCGGGCCAGTTGAAGTCTTCCACGGCGCAGCCATCGGTCACGAAAATGGGCTGGGAAACGATCACGATCTTTTTGCCCGTGGCTTCAATGCGTTTCTCGATGCGGGCTGCGGTGCCTACGGGCACCGGAGTCATGATGACAAAAACAGTGCCCTCCGCCACCTCACGCGCGACCTGCTCGGAGATTTCTTCCAGGTAGCGATACGAATCCGCAGCGAAAAAGATGATTTCTGCTTTTTGAGCGAAAGAGACCAAGTCTGTGGAATAAGTCAGACGGGCAGCGCGCAGGTTGCGGCGAAGAATATCTTTAAGGTTGCGCTCGTAGAACGGTGTATTGCCTTCGGCCAGAGACTCCACCCGCGAGCTGTCTTCATCAAACACCGTGACCGGTGTGCCGAAATCTGCCAGGCACGCAGCCGCCACGGTGCCGAGGTATCCGGTTCCGTACACTCCAATTTGCATACATCCTTCTCTTTCTGGGGATAGTACTCACTTGCAAGGGGGAGATGCAGCTTGCATACGTTTTAATCCCTGGCGCGTTGGCGTGCAAGTCCGAAAGAGGACATGTACTCCAGAGGTCCAGGATTGGCCCGATTCGGAACATGTACTTTCGTGTTTACAAAGCAGCGGAAGGCAGAGCGACCTTGGCAAGATCGTTCCAGCGTTCGTGCTCGGCTTCACGAACCAGCGTGATCTCCTTCACCAGGAATTCACGCTCGCCAGTATAACTTGACCATTGCTTGCGGGCTTCTTCCAGCGCTTTTTCTGCAGCGGCGCTTTCGGCAAGCTTCGCCAATGTGACATGCGGAACATAAGCCCAGGGATCTTCGGCGCGAAAACCGTACTGGTTCAGCCGGCGATGCAACTCGCGTACCTGGCGGCCGCCCTGATGAAGGCCCAGATAAACCGTGTTGGTCGCAGGCAAAAAAGTTTCCGCCTGGCCGAGCGAGACCGGCACAGGTTCGGCTTTGTAACAAATTCTTTTCAAAGCAGAGAGCAATTTTTCCGGGGGCGATTCCAGCACGCGCGGCGAGAGCAGCGTAAGATGCGCGCGCATATGGGCCTGCTCGGGAGCAAACCGGCTGCGCAAGCCTTCCACAAAACTGGCCAGCGGACCATTGAGATAGGTCACCACGGCATAACGGGCGAGCTGCATGTCAGTTCTCAGTTCTCAGTTCTCAGTTCTCAGTTCTCAGTTCTCAGTTCTCAGTTCTCAGTTCTCAGTTCTCAGTTCTCAGTTCTCAGTTCTCAGTTCTCAGAAACGATAACAGGGTTTTTTGCGAGGGTAACAAAAATGTTCCTCAAGGAAACTTTTTGGACCGCTCAAAAGAGCCCCGAATGTTTATGCGTCGGAAGCTGAGAGTGGGGCACTTGCTGAACAAGTCTATTTCAAGGCTAAGTCATTGAAATAAAATGACATGAGCCGTCATTTTCTGGCATAAGCAGCAAGTACAGCGGCAATGGATTTTCAAAGAGCTCAATTCTTTTTTCTAAGGGCTCCGCGGTAAACCGCTGCGCCCTCGTGCTACGCTCGCGCTATCTCGGCGCTCGCTTCGCCCTCACCCTTTTCTAAGGGCTCCGCGGTAAACCGCTCTGCCCTCGCTGTCCGTTCGCGCGCGACAGCGCTCACTTCCAGCTCACCCTTTTTCTAAGGGCTCCGCGGTAAACCGCTGCGCCCTCGCTGTCCGTTCGCGCGTGATAGCGCTCACTTCCAGCTCACCCCTCTTCAAAAGCCTCCGCGGCGAACCGAGAACAGAGAAGAAAGCGACAACTAGTGCGGTACTTGCTGAACAGTCCATTTCAAGGCTAAGTCATTGAAATAAAATGACATGAGCCTTCGTTACCCGACATAAGCAGCAAGTGGTTCCCAGTACAGCAGGCAATCATTTTTCAAAGAGCTTCTTTTTTCTAAGGGCTCCGCAACGCTGCCCGTTTGGCTACGCTGCTCCGCCCTCGCGCTGCTCTCACCCGGGCCACTAGCCCCTACATTCTTGAATGCTTTAGGCAGCACTTTAGAGCATCCCTGTTTTAGGGACACCACAAGAAAATGATAGGCCAAGACCCTTAAAGGACCAAGAGTTTGATATCACTTTAATACCATTATTGGAATTCAAGATAGTTCTGGCTTCTCAGCTAAAGGCAAAATGTTTCTTGGGAACCCTTTCAGAACAAGGGATGCTCAGCCCTTGTTCAGGTCGCAAAATGCAAAGGGACTCATTCACGTGGATGGGCTAGGTTTAGCCCTCATCCCACGGGCTTACCCCACAGCCGGGGACGGCTGTGCCACACAAAGCTGCCACACAGAGCCGGCGAGACGCCGGCGCTACGCAAGAAGGCCCGCAGGTTTGTTGCCTGCGGGCCTTGTGGTTAGAAGTTAGGGTTCGAACTTCAGAAGGTCAGACGGAGACCGAGCTGAAGCACGCGTGTAGTAGCAGCACTGGTGATCTTGCCGAAGTTGCCTGGTGCCGCTGCCGTAGCCGGGACTCCGGCTGCGGGGTTGTTCAAATTGGCGTGGTTGAAGACATTGAGTCCTTCCGCGCGGAATTCCAACTTGAAGCGCTCGCCCAGGTTGAAGTTGCGGGAAAGAGCCATATCTACCTGAACCAGGCCAGGGCCGGTCAGGGAGTCGCGCGGCATATTGCCCTCTACAGGTTTCCCGTTCACCGCAAGGACCCTCGTGCCCGCCGGAGTAAAGAAAGCAGCAGTATTGAACCACTGCGCAGCCGATGTATTGGAGAGCACCGGATTGAAGTATTTACCGGTGGCAGGATTAACCTGCAGCACGCCACGGTCGTTATTGGTGCCATCGAGGTTGATATCGGCTCCATCGGTCACAGTAAACGGCAGGCCGCTGCGTACGGTCACGATGGGGTCAATGTTCCAGCCGTTGACGATCCACTTGAGGATCGAGCTGTCACCACTGTAGTAGCTGATATCCCACAGGCCCGACATCACGAACTGATGGCGCTGATCGTCGTCGGTACGGCCTGCATCCTCGCGCAAGTTGGTGAAGTTCTGCACGCCACCCTGGCTTGTGCTGTTCTGCAGTTGCACGCTCTCCCAAGTCTTGCCATAGGTATAGAAGCCAGTCACGCTGAAATGGTGCCCCATTCTCTTGATGGTTGAGATCTGGAGCGCGTGATAGTGCGCTGTCTGGTTGGAGCGCATCAGCAGAATCTGGCCAAACGGAACTGTCGCCGGAAGATTCAACGTATACGGACGACGTGAGAGCACATTCGCGGTTGCTGTCGAAGCAGTCGGCGTGATGATCGGATAATTGAGATCCGTGGCAAAAGGCAGGTTATGGCTCAACGAACCAACATAAGCCGCCATCACGCTCCAATCTTTCGTAACCTGGCGCTGCAAAGAGAGGTTCAGTTGATAGGTGTAGGGCCACTCGAAGTTGCGGTCAATGGCAAAAATCGAGCCGCCTGAGTTGAATTGACCGTTGTAGGGGAATGGTACAACGCCGCCAGGAAAATTGCGATACGGCCTGGTGAGTGTGCCGCCCGTGGCGCTGCCTACGTTGGAGAATGTGAGGCGGGTAGCAAACGGCTCGAAGTTGGTGGTCGTGTTCCACTGGTTGCCGGAGGTCGATCCATAGAAGACGCCGGCGCCGGCACGGAGCGAGGTTTTGCCATCGCCTGTAATATCCCAAGCTATGCCGATGCGGGGAGAGAAGTGATCTTTACGGGTATCGGCAATACCACGTGGAATACCGGGATCACCAGCAAAAAGAAGTCCCGGGGGCGCGCTGGGATTGACCGTGGATTGCGCGATCGTACCCGGCAAACCAACCTGTGGACCGGGGATAAACGTGGATTCGCGGTTCTTACCGCCTGTATCCACGGGAGGAGTTTGAACGTCATAACGCAAGCCCAGGTTGACGGTCAAGCGATTATTGAACTTGATGTCATCCTGTACGAAGAAGGCGGTGTACCAACTGTTGGTATAACCTTTGTCTGGAGAATCCTGCGATACGGTATTAGGAATACCAAGCTCGAAGTCAGCAAGGGAGTTGTTGGTTAAACTTCCATTGAAGCCGAAGACGCCATAGTTGTTCAGCAAGGTTTGCTGAATATCTTTATCGAGCGAGAGCTCAGCACCGAACTTAATGGAGTGGCGGCCGTGGTTGTAACTGAAGACATCACGAACGGAGTAAAAATTAGTGCCCGCCAGCGGTCCGGCAATGGCGTTGCTCAGGGTGAAGAAATTGTTGACGGTGATCTGGGGCAACGAAGGTGTGCCCTGAATGAGAAACGGCCCCTGCTGGGTAAGCGGTGTACCTGCAAATGGCCCAGCCAGAGCAGTGAGGGAGGTCTCAGGCAGATTTAAGCGTCCGCCATAGTTACGGGTGTAGTTCAGCCACACTTGGTTAATCATGTGGTCATTCACAGTCCAGGTGTCGCTAGCGTTAGCGTTGTACTGCCGCCAGTCGAAACGCTGGAGTGACCAGGGCAGGTTGCCGCCCGGACGTTGCGTGCTTTTGCCGTACGTTTCAAAGAGGCTGAGAGCCAATTGATGATTATGGGACAAGGCATGATCAATCTTGATCAGGCCTTCATTACGGTCGTCATAGGTGGATTGAAAACCCTGCCATCCATTTGTTCCCGGGACATTTGGCCTGGGTAAAAGGTTGTTGAGTATTAACATCGCGGTTGGATCCAAGCGATTGGCAGGAATCTTGTTGCCGGGGAATTGGGGTTTGCCGGCAAGACTCGGATCATTAATTCTTGGATCAGCCGAAAAATCACCCGTCAGTTCGGCTGCCGATGGCAGAATCGCACCATTCAAGAACGGATCGGTAATCTGGCGCAGTCCGGAATACGATAAGAAGAAAAAGGTCTTGTCGTGAATGATGGGACCGCCCACGGTTCCACCATACTGATTGCGGTGGAGTGGAGGCTTGGGCGATGTGGTATTTCCCCAATCGTTGGCATTAAAGATGGTATTGCGCACGTATTCAAAGAGCGAGCCATGCCATTTGTTGGTACCCGACTTGGTGAGCACGTTAATCACGCCGTTGGCAAAGCGGCCATATTCGGCGCTGTAGCTGTTGGTCTGTACGCGGAATTCCTGGACGGCATCGGGGCTGGGAAGAATGTTACCGGTGTTGCGCAGGCCAGTCATGTTATTGCCGCCATCAAGGTAGTAGTTCACCGAACCGGTGCCGCCATCCACGCCACCGTTAATCAAAGTGCGCTGTTCAGGATAACCGAGAACGATGCTGTTATCGTTCCTCTGAACACCAGGGGTCAAATCCAGCAGCTTGTAAAGGTTGCGGTTGACCAGAGGCAGGGCAGCGATCTCCTGGGGCTGCACGGTGCGGCCAATCTCAGGGTTGGTGACGTTGATCAGGGGAAGCGCATCGTTGACTTCCACGGTCGTGCTGGTTGCACCCGTCTGCAGGCCCACATCGGCCTGCGCGATCTGGGCGACTTCAAGCACGAGGCCGGTGCGCACATATTTCTTGAAATTGGGAGCCGTCACTTCGAGCTTATAGTTACCGACGGGAAGAAATTCGAGCCGGTACGCGCCCTGGTCGTTGGACTGGGTGACGTGACTGGCGTTGGTATCAATGTTAATGGCTGTGACCTGGGCGCCGGGAACCACGGCGCCGGTTGAATCGGTCACTGTGCCCGTCAAGGTCGCGGTTGTGATCTGCGCCTGAAGGCCTGGTACCGCAAGCCCAAGCAAAGCTACGAGAAGCAATACAAATATTTTTTTACTCATAATCTGGAGCCCTCCTGCCCCCTGTTATGCCAATACTGGCAAATGTTTTAAATACCGCAATACGAAACTTTGTTTCATATCTAAGTCAACACATTGAAAATCCGGTCTTCGCCGAATTTAATTGTGTTTTTGCATTCTTACATGCCCTATTGAGTGAAACTGGCCGCCGGAAAGTCCCTGCAAAACCGTTTTACTACCCTAAGAGACCTAGCTGGGTTCGCTGGATTCTTGTCACTTTTTACGCGAAACACATACCGAAGCCTCGCCTGCAGTAACCGGAATTGCACTTGGCAAGAATATCACTCCCTGGCTTGACGGTCTCTTTCATGCAAAACGCAGACGCACACCTTCGTACACTGGACTTTGGTGCTTTTTCCATTCCTGGGGCTGCGCGCTGCGCACTACAATGTGGCACGGCGCACCATTATATGGGAAAGCAAAGTGCAGTCAAGAGAAATCATAAATACGGGCATATAGGCGAAAATAGCAGAAAATAGCGGCCACTCCTGCCGTCAGCAGTCCTTCCATATCCAAAGGAACATCTTGTCATTTTCGTGCAAAAGGGCCCTCGGCGGCACGGCGCTCCGGAGCCGGAACCATAACAGTACATATTTTACTTCTGGCTACCGGTGATAGATTCGGGTGAATATCAGGTTTACAATCTCAAAACCAGTTGGGAGAACACGCTGATGCCTGATAGTCCGGACATCGATGAGATCATTAAGAGCGCACAGGCGCGTATAGCCGCCGAAAACCAGCGAGCGCGTCAGGAAAAAGCTGCCAAGCTGAAAGAAGAGCAGGAAAAACAAATCAATCAGTTTCAAAAAGCCCTGGTCCTCTATTTCCGGCCGGAGGTATATGCGGCGATCAATCTGCAATATGTCTGGCAGAATGGGCCTACAGCACGATTCGAATACAAAGGCGCTGTGATACAAATTACGCGTCCACCAGGCTCGCAATTTCGCGTGACCGCAACCAAGGACCATAAGACCTTCGAGGGCTTCGTGGAAATCTCAGGCCTTCTTAATAAACAGACTTTGATCGGCGACCATATTCTTGATGCCGTCTCGCAGTTGCTGACAAAATTCAGCGGCTAAGCTGATTCTCTATTCTTCGCTCTATCCGGATGATTGAGCTCATATTCCCAATTTGAATCTTAGACAGAATTCACCGGTAGAAACATGCCGGAGGGAAAACACATGGAAAATCAATCCGACCTGCCAACGCGTGGTTGAAGAAAGTGGTTTAAAATCGAAGTAGTTTAAAATCAAAGTAACAATTCAGTCGGGGCGTAGCGCAGCCTGGTAGCGCACCTGCCTTGGGCGCAGGGGGTCACAGGTTCAAATCCTGTCGCCCCGACCAATGTTTTTGTTAATCGCCAATCATGCTATCGTAATCTCTTCCAGGATATAGACCTTGAGCGGCCGCATTCTCCCCGTGCTGTGTATCTCCGTGGCAGTTGCTATTGCTGGGTGCGATCACGCGAC of Terriglobales bacterium contains these proteins:
- a CDS encoding 2'-5' RNA ligase family protein, which encodes MQLARYAVVTYLNGPLASFVEGLRSRFAPEQAHMRAHLTLLSPRVLESPPEKLLSALKRICYKAEPVPVSLGQAETFLPATNTVYLGLHQGGRQVRELHRRLNQYGFRAEDPWAYVPHVTLAKLAESAAAEKALEEARKQWSSYTGEREFLVKEITLVREAEHERWNDLAKVALPSAAL
- a CDS encoding TonB-dependent receptor, with protein sequence MSKKIFVLLLVALLGLAVPGLQAQITTATLTGTVTDSTGAVVPGAQVTAINIDTNASHVTQSNDQGAYRLEFLPVGNYKLEVTAPNFKKYVRTGLVLEVAQIAQADVGLQTGATSTTVEVNDALPLINVTNPEIGRTVQPQEIAALPLVNRNLYKLLDLTPGVQRNDNSIVLGYPEQRTLINGGVDGGTGSVNYYLDGGNNMTGLRNTGNILPSPDAVQEFRVQTNSYSAEYGRFANGVINVLTKSGTNKWHGSLFEYVRNTIFNANDWGNTTSPKPPLHRNQYGGTVGGPIIHDKTFFFLSYSGLRQITDPFLNGAILPSAAELTGDFSADPRINDPSLAGKPQFPGNKIPANRLDPTAMLILNNLLPRPNVPGTNGWQGFQSTYDDRNEGLIKIDHALSHNHQLALSLFETYGKSTQRPGGNLPWSLQRFDWRQYNANASDTWTVNDHMINQVWLNYTRNYGGRLNLPETSLTALAGPFAGTPLTQQGPFLIQGTPSLPQITVNNFFTLSNAIAGPLAGTNFYSVRDVFSYNHGRHSIKFGAELSLDKDIQQTLLNNYGVFGFNGSLTNNSLADFELGIPNTVSQDSPDKGYTNSWYTAFFVQDDIKFNNRLTVNLGLRYDVQTPPVDTGGKNRESTFIPGPQVGLPGTIAQSTVNPSAPPGLLFAGDPGIPRGIADTRKDHFSPRIGIAWDITGDGKTSLRAGAGVFYGSTSGNQWNTTTNFEPFATRLTFSNVGSATGGTLTRPYRNFPGGVVPFPYNGQFNSGGSIFAIDRNFEWPYTYQLNLSLQRQVTKDWSVMAAYVGSLSHNLPFATDLNYPIITPTASTATANVLSRRPYTLNLPATVPFGQILLMRSNQTAHYHALQISTIKRMGHHFSVTGFYTYGKTWESVQLQNSTSQGGVQNFTNLREDAGRTDDDQRHQFVMSGLWDISYYSGDSSILKWIVNGWNIDPIVTVRSGLPFTVTDGADINLDGTNNDRGVLQVNPATGKYFNPVLSNTSAAQWFNTAAFFTPAGTRVLAVNGKPVEGNMPRDSLTGPGLVQVDMALSRNFNLGERFKLEFRAEGLNVFNHANLNNPAAGVPATAAAPGNFGKITSAATTRVLQLGLRLTF
- a CDS encoding nucleotide sugar dehydrogenase; its protein translation is MQIGVYGTGYLGTVAAACLADFGTPVTVFDEDSSRVESLAEGNTPFYERNLKDILRRNLRAARLTYSTDLVSFAQKAEIIFFAADSYRYLEEISEQVAREVAEGTVFVIMTPVPVGTAARIEKRIEATGKKIVIVSQPIFVTDGCAVEDFNWPDRIVLGTNSNQAVLLLKQVFRPLVMRGVPVIVTNHETAELVREASTAFVATKISFINELASLCEHVNADAVDLALALGLDKKIAPRCLQPGAGFGGAFVEADMDSLAQLAMGKGISLRILTAAREVNRSLTDRVVEKLSRLVEPVAGKEVGILGLAFKPNTNSVAASSSIDLARRLLDRGVHVRAYDP